Proteins from a genomic interval of Stenotrophomonas maltophilia:
- a CDS encoding TonB-dependent receptor, translating into MRNTLYLSIILALSPCSVPLAFAAGADGLEARVSTPIAAQPLARALEQLSRSSGVQFLYSAGGDARMAGAVPRGATVRQALDALLAGTGLGYTVVDGNVIAIDPAPVSNAPKPAAPKPREAEAVVAPTLDTVKVIAAHEVIDQKKSSPVIKDSVVYDEMDSYGDETLAESLMAAPGLSAVEDAGEPRYVTVRGVQANLNYTTIDGIAIASVGGSGSGERMNNLQLIPSDIGTRTDIYKSFSAEQAPDAIGGVIDIISRSAFDRSGKYVFADVAGIYSTAETNVERSAGGNHETRGHFGKSAKMVFSNQFGVDQEFGIVAVARYEQRSRNSVKRWVESNYYYNDAGKYLTDGTTGPDEAKGWNGLRAPGNFSTGTYTNFITNFGGSAKLEWKPSDDPFYASLLLYSYRFYENSTMNKTDLYGNAKFPIRNQTEDSGTTQINSIYIKNRHDRWDRSNRGAIASFNWDMGDRSRLTLRGGHTEETFHNNQVYWGVRAYPGNLFVDYENDSHGFPNAVAVSDSSLLTSSAFKLNPAQAYVSPRDAKESIDNLRADFSYNIDADARGFGLAAGAEYRHLKIWQDIDFDYFKSSATLNDYLYPGSTLLGSVPGFPLIDNRKWNEELLPKLGSNNAAYPNANFTSDYKYVEDITNAYVSAHYAWDRLLLIGGLRYDHTRFDAYSPFSDDGGTTYTSAFRNTSGGYNNLLPSLNATFKLSEDQRLRFSASRTLGRPTPSNIAQATSTSCGDDEEGRGFCTIKQGNADLQPRRSTNIDLAWDLYFNGNNGLVSVALFDKVIKDDIYTLTTFENVGDTRYRVTQPMNTDESTLRGVEFAVANRNLQWGRQRFDMYFNATRLEGQTNYRITDGTERRLDRLLYQPDWSLNGSVIWRMPWKSAQLRLSGTYRSRMLVDFGDTQWLDSYYDPYMTFNMGFSHKVSKHVTLKYEAKNLFNTQPTYSTGPNGRFRTEIDDYGRFFYFHIIYN; encoded by the coding sequence ATGCGCAACACGCTCTACCTGTCGATCATCCTCGCCCTGTCTCCCTGCAGCGTGCCGCTGGCCTTCGCCGCCGGTGCCGATGGCCTGGAGGCGCGTGTATCCACGCCGATCGCGGCGCAGCCGTTGGCGCGTGCGCTGGAGCAGTTGTCGCGCAGTTCCGGGGTACAGTTCCTGTACTCGGCCGGCGGTGATGCCCGCATGGCCGGTGCGGTGCCGCGCGGTGCCACCGTCAGGCAGGCGCTGGACGCGCTGCTGGCAGGGACCGGCCTGGGTTACACCGTGGTCGATGGCAATGTCATCGCCATCGATCCGGCACCCGTAAGCAACGCGCCGAAGCCGGCCGCGCCGAAGCCGCGCGAGGCCGAGGCGGTGGTGGCGCCGACCCTGGATACGGTGAAGGTGATTGCCGCACATGAGGTCATCGACCAGAAGAAGTCGTCGCCGGTGATCAAGGATTCGGTGGTCTACGACGAAATGGACAGCTACGGCGACGAGACACTGGCCGAGAGCCTGATGGCCGCTCCAGGCCTGAGTGCGGTAGAGGATGCCGGCGAGCCACGCTACGTGACCGTGCGCGGCGTGCAGGCCAACCTCAACTACACCACCATCGATGGCATCGCGATTGCCAGCGTGGGAGGCAGTGGCTCCGGCGAGCGCATGAACAACCTGCAGCTGATTCCCAGCGACATCGGCACCCGTACCGACATCTACAAGAGCTTCAGTGCGGAGCAGGCACCGGATGCGATCGGCGGCGTGATCGACATCATCAGCCGCAGTGCCTTCGACCGGTCGGGCAAGTACGTGTTTGCCGATGTGGCAGGCATCTATTCCACCGCCGAGACCAACGTCGAGCGCAGCGCAGGCGGCAACCACGAGACCCGGGGCCACTTCGGCAAGAGCGCCAAGATGGTGTTCTCCAACCAGTTCGGCGTCGACCAGGAGTTCGGCATCGTTGCGGTGGCACGCTATGAGCAGCGTTCACGCAACAGCGTCAAGCGCTGGGTGGAGTCGAACTACTACTACAACGACGCTGGCAAATACCTCACCGACGGTACCACCGGTCCGGACGAGGCCAAGGGCTGGAACGGGCTGCGTGCGCCTGGCAACTTCAGCACCGGTACCTATACCAACTTCATCACCAACTTCGGTGGCTCCGCCAAGCTTGAGTGGAAGCCCTCGGATGATCCGTTCTACGCATCGCTGCTGCTGTACTCGTACCGGTTCTACGAGAACTCGACGATGAACAAGACTGATCTGTACGGCAACGCCAAGTTTCCGATCCGCAACCAGACCGAGGACAGCGGCACCACCCAGATCAACAGCATCTACATCAAGAACCGCCACGACCGCTGGGACCGCAGCAACCGTGGCGCCATCGCCAGCTTCAACTGGGACATGGGCGACCGCTCGCGGCTGACCCTGCGTGGCGGCCATACCGAAGAGACCTTCCACAACAACCAGGTCTACTGGGGTGTGCGCGCCTACCCAGGCAATCTGTTCGTCGACTACGAGAACGACAGCCACGGGTTCCCCAACGCGGTTGCGGTTTCCGATTCCAGCCTGCTGACCAGCTCGGCGTTCAAGCTCAATCCGGCGCAGGCCTATGTCTCCCCGCGCGATGCAAAGGAGAGCATCGACAACCTGCGCGCCGACTTCAGCTACAACATCGACGCCGATGCGCGTGGCTTCGGCCTGGCCGCCGGCGCCGAATACCGCCATCTTAAGATCTGGCAGGACATCGACTTCGACTACTTCAAGAGCAGTGCCACGCTCAACGACTACCTGTATCCGGGTTCGACGCTGCTGGGCAGCGTGCCGGGCTTCCCGCTGATCGACAACCGCAAGTGGAACGAGGAACTGCTGCCGAAACTGGGCAGCAACAATGCGGCGTATCCAAATGCCAACTTCACCAGCGACTACAAGTATGTAGAGGACATCACCAATGCCTATGTATCCGCGCACTATGCCTGGGACCGGCTGCTGCTGATCGGCGGCCTGCGCTACGACCACACCCGCTTCGATGCCTACAGCCCATTCAGCGATGATGGCGGAACTACCTATACCTCCGCCTTCCGCAACACGAGCGGTGGCTACAACAACCTGCTGCCTTCGTTGAATGCGACGTTCAAGCTGAGCGAGGACCAGCGCCTGCGCTTCTCCGCCAGCCGCACGCTGGGCCGGCCGACGCCGAGCAACATCGCCCAGGCCACCAGCACCAGCTGTGGCGATGACGAGGAGGGCAGGGGCTTCTGCACCATCAAGCAGGGCAATGCCGACCTGCAGCCACGCCGTTCCACCAACATCGACCTGGCGTGGGACCTGTATTTCAACGGCAACAACGGCCTGGTCTCGGTGGCGCTGTTCGACAAGGTGATCAAGGACGACATCTACACCCTGACCACCTTCGAGAACGTGGGCGATACCCGCTACCGGGTGACCCAGCCGATGAACACCGATGAGTCCACGCTGCGCGGCGTCGAGTTCGCGGTGGCCAACCGCAACCTGCAGTGGGGCCGCCAGCGTTTCGACATGTACTTCAACGCCACGCGGCTGGAAGGCCAGACCAACTACCGCATCACTGATGGCACCGAGCGCCGCCTGGACCGCCTGCTGTACCAGCCGGACTGGTCGCTCAATGGCTCGGTGATCTGGCGCATGCCGTGGAAGAGCGCGCAGCTGCGCCTGTCCGGCACCTACCGCAGCCGGATGCTGGTCGACTTCGGCGACACCCAGTGGCTGGATTCGTACTACGACCCGTACATGACCTTCAACATGGGCTTCAGCCACAAGGTCAGCAAGCACGTGACGCTGAAGTACGAGGCCAAGAACCTGTTCAATACCCAGCCGACCTACAGCACCGGCCCGAACGGGCGCTTCCGTACCGAGATCGACGACTACGGCCGCTTCTTCTACTTCCACATCATCTACAACTGA
- a CDS encoding alkaline phosphatase D family protein, whose protein sequence is MDTINRRRFLALAGLSAAGAWMGTAHALAAQADATALNPRNLLAKPRFASTPFTLGVASGDPSADGMVLWTRLATEPLVFGGGMPARPMRVDWQLAADEGMRKVVRQGAAMAHPELGHAVHVELYGLAPGRPYWYRFTVGGHASAVGCTRTLPAATAVVDRVRFAVAGCQHYEEGHYTAWRRIAEEPLDFVFHYGDYIYEGESQPGLRKMNGQPFTNLRNHVGPQTYTLDDYRRRYAQYKSDADLQAAHAAAPWFVTFDDHEVDNNWAGAEDQDDTPSEVFLLRRAQAFQAYYENMPLRRSAFPRDGHMQMYRRARYGTLMDLHLLDTRQYRSKQVNMALREEVESAERSIVGAKQERWLFDGLADAAPRWHTVAHQVALGNYMREKDGVVQASDDQWSGYLDSRRRLLDHIQKVGFGNVVTACGDAHRHYASDLVQDHRDSGVISSEFLATSITSGADGQGVDAYARNQLAHSPYLKATTDKRGYVLCDVTRDAWIGDMKTLDTVMQPNGAVQSWKRYAVEHGRPGLQEA, encoded by the coding sequence GTGGATACGATCAATCGCAGGCGATTCCTGGCCCTGGCCGGTCTGTCCGCTGCCGGTGCCTGGATGGGCACGGCACACGCGCTGGCCGCGCAGGCCGATGCCACCGCGCTGAACCCGCGCAACCTGCTGGCCAAGCCGCGTTTTGCCAGCACACCCTTCACCCTGGGCGTGGCCTCGGGTGATCCATCGGCCGATGGCATGGTGCTGTGGACGCGCCTGGCGACCGAACCGCTGGTGTTCGGCGGTGGCATGCCGGCCCGTCCGATGCGGGTCGATTGGCAGCTGGCAGCAGACGAAGGCATGCGCAAGGTGGTACGCCAGGGGGCGGCGATGGCGCATCCCGAACTCGGCCACGCCGTGCACGTGGAACTGTACGGGTTGGCGCCCGGACGGCCCTACTGGTACCGCTTCACCGTCGGTGGCCACGCCAGTGCGGTCGGCTGCACCCGCACGCTGCCCGCAGCCACGGCCGTGGTGGACCGTGTGCGCTTTGCGGTGGCCGGTTGCCAGCACTACGAAGAAGGCCACTACACCGCGTGGCGGCGCATTGCCGAGGAGCCGCTCGATTTCGTCTTCCACTACGGTGATTACATCTACGAAGGCGAAAGCCAGCCGGGCCTGCGGAAGATGAACGGCCAGCCGTTCACCAACCTGCGCAACCACGTGGGGCCGCAGACCTACACGCTGGACGATTACCGCCGCCGCTACGCCCAGTACAAGAGCGATGCCGACCTGCAGGCCGCGCATGCGGCGGCACCGTGGTTCGTCACCTTTGACGACCATGAAGTGGACAACAACTGGGCCGGTGCCGAAGACCAGGATGACACGCCCAGCGAAGTGTTCTTGCTGCGTCGCGCACAGGCGTTCCAGGCCTACTACGAGAACATGCCGCTGCGCCGCTCGGCATTCCCGCGCGACGGCCACATGCAGATGTACCGGCGCGCGCGCTACGGCACGCTGATGGATCTGCACCTGCTCGACACCCGCCAGTACCGCAGCAAGCAGGTGAACATGGCGCTGCGTGAGGAGGTGGAATCGGCGGAGCGCAGCATTGTGGGGGCGAAGCAGGAACGCTGGCTGTTCGACGGCCTGGCCGATGCCGCACCGCGCTGGCATACCGTCGCCCACCAGGTGGCGCTGGGCAACTACATGCGCGAGAAGGACGGGGTGGTGCAGGCGTCCGACGACCAGTGGTCAGGCTATCTGGACAGCCGCCGGCGCCTGCTTGACCACATCCAGAAGGTGGGCTTCGGCAACGTGGTGACCGCCTGCGGCGACGCGCATCGCCACTATGCCAGCGATCTGGTGCAGGACCACCGTGACTCGGGTGTGATCTCCAGCGAGTTCCTCGCCACGTCGATCACTTCCGGCGCCGATGGCCAGGGTGTGGACGCGTATGCCAGGAACCAGCTTGCGCACAGCCCCTATCTGAAGGCGACCACCGACAAGCGTGGCTACGTGCTGTGCGATGTCACCCGCGATGCGTGGATCGGCGACATGAAGACGCTGGATACCGTGATGCAGCCGAATGGCGCGGTGCAGAGCTGGAAGCGCTATGCGGTGGAGCATGGCCGGCCAGGGTTGCAGGAGGCCTGA
- a CDS encoding phosphocholine-specific phospholipase C produces MTDIGRRRLLQAGVAAGLSPLLPSIARAAAIAPAAQTRSLEDLQHIVVLMQENRSFDHYFGTLPGVRGFGDRFVAPAAALQAAGRVRSLWLQPDASGKRAIAPFPLDTAAHFGYMRVEGTPHTWPDAQRAWDHGRMGHWPKAKQNHSMGYFQRSDLPFQFALADAFTLCDAYHCAMQAGTNPNRVFLWTGHNDARARAGGPVIANSHDNFPEQGGHPASYRWTSYVERLQNAGVSWQIYQDMADNFTDNPLAGFEAFRQAHRAAPGHDPQLRARGVSTRGLAQLRQDVIGGRLPQVSFIIADAAGSEHPGPSSPAQGAAYTARVLDALTADPEVWSRTALLLMFDENDGFFDHMPPPAPPSPVNGGWAGASSVSTEGEYHRHPAPGDEKYDAAELRGRPYGLGPRVPLYVISPWSRGGWVDSQVYDHTSVIRLIERRFGVAAPDISPWRRAVCGDLTGAFDFAQRDIRPFVRGLPDVSAVAARAAALPRRTVPALPEGLKPAKQESGVRPARALPYRPQASIAAVDASGVDLALACEGAAAVLHVYDRLRLDAVPRRYTLLPGMPLRERWPLDAQGRYDLWLLGPNGFHRHFQGAAKDPAVQASIDRTDGQLRLHLRNLDDSAQQVRVQAGAYAGHMPEQTVALPAHAETSLAWDATPTAGWYDLHIGAGDSTLRLAGRAEDGRPGTSDPAMGGEPLRFEHD; encoded by the coding sequence GTGACCGATATCGGCCGACGCCGGTTGTTGCAGGCCGGCGTTGCCGCCGGCCTTTCCCCGCTGCTGCCCAGCATCGCCCGGGCCGCAGCGATCGCCCCCGCCGCGCAGACGCGCAGCCTCGAAGACCTGCAGCACATCGTGGTGCTCATGCAGGAGAACCGTTCGTTCGACCACTACTTCGGCACGCTGCCGGGTGTACGTGGTTTCGGCGACCGCTTCGTGGCCCCGGCTGCCGCGCTGCAGGCCGCTGGCCGCGTGCGCAGCCTGTGGCTGCAGCCCGATGCCAGCGGCAAGCGTGCGATCGCGCCCTTCCCGCTGGATACCGCCGCGCACTTCGGCTACATGCGGGTGGAAGGCACGCCACACACCTGGCCCGATGCGCAGCGCGCCTGGGACCACGGGCGCATGGGGCACTGGCCGAAGGCCAAGCAGAACCACTCGATGGGCTACTTCCAGCGCAGCGACCTGCCGTTCCAGTTCGCGCTGGCCGATGCCTTTACCCTCTGCGATGCGTACCACTGCGCGATGCAGGCCGGCACCAACCCGAACCGGGTATTCCTGTGGACCGGCCACAATGATGCACGCGCGCGTGCTGGCGGCCCGGTGATCGCCAACTCGCACGACAACTTCCCCGAACAGGGCGGGCACCCGGCGTCCTACCGCTGGACCAGCTATGTCGAGCGCCTCCAGAACGCCGGCGTGTCCTGGCAGATCTACCAGGACATGGCCGACAACTTCACGGACAACCCGCTGGCCGGCTTCGAGGCATTCCGCCAGGCCCATCGCGCTGCGCCGGGGCATGACCCGCAGCTGCGCGCACGCGGGGTCAGCACGCGTGGCCTGGCGCAGCTGCGCCAGGACGTGATCGGGGGGCGCCTGCCGCAGGTCAGTTTCATCATCGCCGATGCCGCAGGCAGCGAGCATCCTGGTCCTTCCAGCCCGGCACAGGGTGCGGCCTATACCGCACGCGTGCTGGACGCACTGACCGCCGATCCGGAGGTGTGGAGCCGCACCGCCCTGCTGCTGATGTTCGACGAGAACGATGGCTTCTTCGACCACATGCCACCACCTGCCCCTCCCTCACCGGTGAACGGTGGATGGGCAGGTGCCTCGTCGGTCAGCACCGAGGGCGAGTATCACCGTCATCCCGCGCCGGGCGACGAAAAGTACGATGCTGCCGAGCTGCGCGGACGCCCGTATGGTCTCGGCCCCCGCGTGCCGCTGTACGTCATCTCGCCGTGGAGCCGTGGTGGCTGGGTCGATTCACAGGTGTACGACCACACCTCGGTCATACGGTTGATTGAACGTCGCTTTGGTGTCGCCGCGCCGGACATCTCGCCGTGGCGCCGAGCGGTCTGCGGTGACCTGACGGGCGCCTTCGACTTCGCCCAGCGCGATATCCGCCCGTTCGTGCGCGGCCTGCCCGATGTAAGCGCGGTGGCGGCACGAGCGGCGGCGCTGCCACGGCGTACCGTGCCGGCGCTGCCGGAGGGGCTGAAGCCAGCGAAGCAGGAAAGCGGCGTACGCCCTGCACGCGCCCTGCCCTATCGGCCGCAGGCATCGATTGCTGCGGTCGACGCCTCGGGCGTGGATCTGGCGCTGGCCTGCGAAGGTGCGGCGGCGGTGCTGCATGTCTACGACCGGCTGCGGCTGGATGCGGTGCCACGCCGCTACACGCTGCTGCCGGGCATGCCGCTGCGCGAGCGCTGGCCGCTCGATGCCCAGGGCCGCTATGACCTGTGGCTGCTGGGCCCAAACGGCTTCCACCGCCACTTCCAGGGGGCGGCCAAGGATCCTGCCGTGCAGGCTTCAATTGATCGCACGGATGGCCAACTGCGGCTGCACCTGCGCAACCTGGATGACAGCGCACAGCAGGTGCGTGTGCAGGCTGGCGCCTATGCCGGACACATGCCGGAGCAGACGGTGGCACTGCCGGCGCATGCAGAGACTTCGTTGGCGTGGGATGCAACGCCCACCGCAGGCTGGTACGACCTGCACATCGGTGCAGGTGACAGTACCCTGCGCCTGGCCGGCCGCGCCGAGGATGGACGCCCCGGCACCAGTGACCCGGCGATGGGCGGCGAGCCATTGCGGTTCGAGCACGATTGA
- a CDS encoding TonB-dependent receptor has protein sequence MRTIARFPRVSLLALLIAPALDALAEAPQGDAAEARSTDARTLDQVQVIGQATSYAKTSVRAETLNRQTVMSSVNDALNEVPGVVISEADATGSSVWGTQISMRGFVTNRDTQQIGTTIDGLPNGGSGYGGGSLANRYIDTLDLETVEVSQGTADISSRSNEALGGTLNFLTSDPLQDSRLRFVVGAGDNEARKYYVRYDTGLLGGHTRAWVSASSARVHDWIDGTGHASNDHIAGKFITELDRWTLTGYLSYNDADEPEYTSVSPKGFATNPERDNLVGTLTGIPYLDQNYRSGSRALRENTFGYLRAAFDGGNGFKTSVAAYGHRMQGRGDWLPPYLAQVSDDGAGRPESEYIGGKTVYGGSNRGQIFFVNPDGSAAQRLASCTPRLGFTAEYDPNCYAGNVLGAQSYRHTHYDNDRMGVTADVEWRQTFGAVDNTIRGGLWVEKLDRSARRDWHRLLNVGQSIDFDHQPYWVQFEDKYKVDEQMYYVEDVARFGPFSARLGVKQFFVDQSRRRVIGASEHVTSDSKSDPLLSTGFTWAPGVEGMELFAGFSQNFAAIPSGVLGETDPQRFRNVEPETADNIEVGMRISRWPLTASVTLYNIKFDNRIVYLPAGFVSGIDYLGETDGVYENFGGVESNGLEAAFGYGWDNGWRINAAYTYNRSKYLGSGNAARDTQLGIVDGAKVIGQPENTLVLSADWQGANWNFGLSGRYLGTRYLDAANVNKLPSATVFNANIGFDLQGLSPRLKGMGANLVVSNLTDKRYLAGVDGRDNAFIGAPRTVGISFRVDL, from the coding sequence ATGCGAACGATTGCGCGCTTTCCCCGTGTCTCGCTGCTGGCCCTGCTGATCGCCCCCGCCCTGGACGCCCTGGCCGAAGCACCGCAGGGCGACGCGGCCGAAGCGCGCAGCACTGACGCCCGTACCCTGGACCAGGTACAGGTGATCGGCCAGGCCACCAGCTACGCCAAGACCTCGGTGCGCGCGGAAACGCTGAACCGGCAGACGGTGATGAGCAGCGTCAACGACGCGCTCAATGAAGTGCCGGGCGTGGTGATCAGCGAGGCCGATGCCACCGGCTCGTCGGTGTGGGGCACGCAGATCAGCATGCGCGGCTTCGTCACCAACCGCGATACGCAGCAGATCGGCACCACCATCGACGGCCTGCCCAATGGCGGCTCAGGTTACGGTGGCGGCTCACTGGCCAACCGCTACATCGACACCCTCGACCTGGAGACGGTGGAAGTCAGCCAGGGCACCGCTGATATCTCCTCGCGCTCGAACGAGGCCCTCGGCGGCACCCTGAACTTCCTCACCAGCGATCCGCTGCAGGACAGCCGCCTGCGTTTCGTGGTCGGCGCCGGTGACAACGAGGCACGCAAGTACTACGTGCGCTACGACACCGGCCTGCTCGGCGGCCACACCCGCGCCTGGGTCAGCGCTTCTTCCGCACGCGTGCACGACTGGATCGATGGCACCGGCCACGCCAGCAACGACCACATCGCCGGCAAGTTCATCACCGAACTGGACCGCTGGACCCTGACCGGCTACCTGTCCTACAACGATGCCGACGAGCCCGAATACACCAGCGTCTCGCCGAAGGGGTTCGCGACCAATCCCGAGCGCGACAACCTGGTCGGCACCCTCACCGGCATTCCGTACCTGGACCAGAACTACCGCTCCGGTTCGCGCGCCTTGCGCGAGAACACCTTCGGCTACCTTCGCGCAGCCTTTGACGGCGGCAATGGATTCAAGACCTCGGTGGCCGCCTACGGGCACCGCATGCAGGGCCGTGGCGACTGGTTGCCACCCTACCTGGCGCAGGTCAGCGATGACGGTGCGGGCCGCCCCGAGTCGGAGTACATCGGTGGAAAGACCGTGTACGGCGGCAGCAACCGTGGCCAGATCTTCTTCGTCAATCCCGACGGCAGCGCCGCGCAGCGCCTGGCCAGCTGCACGCCACGGCTGGGCTTCACCGCCGAATATGATCCGAACTGCTACGCCGGCAACGTGCTGGGCGCGCAGTCGTATCGCCACACGCACTACGACAACGACCGCATGGGCGTGACCGCCGATGTCGAGTGGCGACAGACCTTCGGAGCGGTCGACAACACGATCCGTGGCGGCCTGTGGGTGGAGAAGCTGGACCGTTCGGCACGCCGCGACTGGCATCGCCTGCTCAATGTCGGCCAGAGCATCGACTTCGACCACCAGCCGTATTGGGTGCAGTTCGAGGACAAATACAAGGTCGACGAGCAGATGTACTACGTCGAGGACGTGGCCCGCTTCGGTCCGTTCAGCGCGCGCCTGGGCGTCAAGCAGTTCTTCGTCGACCAGTCGCGCCGCCGCGTGATCGGTGCCAGCGAGCACGTCACCTCCGATTCCAAGTCCGATCCACTGCTGTCCACCGGCTTCACCTGGGCACCCGGCGTGGAAGGCATGGAGTTGTTCGCCGGCTTCTCGCAGAACTTCGCCGCGATTCCGTCCGGCGTGCTTGGCGAGACCGACCCGCAGCGCTTCCGCAACGTCGAGCCCGAAACCGCCGACAACATCGAAGTGGGCATGCGCATCAGCCGCTGGCCGCTGACCGCCTCGGTCACGCTTTACAACATCAAGTTCGACAACCGCATCGTCTACCTGCCCGCGGGCTTCGTCAGCGGCATCGACTACCTGGGCGAGACCGACGGCGTCTACGAGAACTTCGGTGGCGTGGAAAGCAACGGCCTGGAAGCGGCGTTCGGCTATGGTTGGGACAATGGCTGGCGGATCAACGCGGCCTACACCTACAACCGCTCCAAGTACCTCGGCAGCGGCAACGCCGCGCGCGATACCCAGCTGGGCATCGTCGACGGTGCCAAGGTGATCGGCCAGCCGGAGAACACCCTGGTGCTGTCGGCCGACTGGCAGGGCGCCAACTGGAACTTCGGCCTCTCCGGCCGTTACCTCGGCACGCGCTACCTCGATGCCGCCAACGTCAACAAGCTGCCCTCGGCCACCGTGTTCAACGCCAACATCGGCTTCGACCTGCAGGGCCTGTCGCCGCGCCTGAAGGGCATGGGTGCCAACCTGGTGGTGAGCAACCTCACCGATAAGCGGTATCTTGCAGGGGTGGACGGCCGCGACAACGCCTTCATCGGCGCTCCGCGCACCGTCGGCATCTCCTTCCGCGTGGACCTGTGA
- a CDS encoding c-type cytochrome, giving the protein MKRSRTRSRLLIGSAITLVVLAGAGTLAYRHLYPDLDAAVASTIDILDAQGKVVGHYHAPSAEEIAGLGNAESVMLGRRILNETARLLPDNVGNDLNCNSCHMAEGKRPFGNHYFNTGGGAYPRYMPRPGKVIGLTERINGCLQRSMNGKPLPKDSPQMRAMLDYMAWLSSPVPDGAKVAAPSEGPIDSTLTPDPVRGQALYAVQCAACHGDNGEGRRDASGDIAFPPLWGDHSFNIGAGMARLYRAAGFVKHNMPPAVTREPPLGQQAMPDQDAVDIASYFINQPRPDFANKAKDWPRDPKPKDARY; this is encoded by the coding sequence ATGAAGCGTTCGCGCACGCGTTCCCGCCTGCTGATTGGCAGTGCGATCACCCTCGTAGTGCTGGCCGGCGCCGGTACCCTCGCCTACCGTCATCTGTACCCGGATCTGGATGCCGCCGTGGCCAGCACGATCGATATCCTCGATGCGCAGGGCAAGGTGGTCGGCCACTACCATGCGCCCAGCGCCGAAGAAATCGCTGGGCTCGGCAATGCCGAATCGGTGATGCTCGGCCGCCGCATCCTCAACGAGACCGCACGGCTGCTGCCGGACAATGTCGGCAACGATCTGAACTGCAACTCGTGCCACATGGCCGAGGGCAAGCGGCCTTTCGGCAATCACTACTTCAATACCGGCGGCGGCGCCTATCCGCGCTACATGCCGCGTCCGGGCAAGGTGATCGGGCTGACCGAGCGCATCAACGGCTGCCTGCAGCGTTCGATGAACGGCAAGCCGCTGCCGAAGGACTCACCGCAGATGCGCGCGATGCTCGATTACATGGCGTGGTTGAGCAGTCCTGTGCCGGACGGTGCAAAGGTGGCCGCCCCCAGTGAGGGGCCCATCGACAGCACGCTGACCCCGGACCCGGTCCGCGGCCAGGCGCTGTACGCCGTGCAGTGCGCCGCCTGCCATGGCGACAACGGCGAAGGACGGCGCGACGCCAGCGGTGACATCGCCTTCCCGCCGCTATGGGGCGACCACAGCTTCAACATCGGCGCCGGCATGGCGCGCCTGTACAGGGCCGCCGGCTTCGTCAAGCACAACATGCCACCGGCGGTGACCCGCGAGCCACCACTGGGCCAGCAGGCGATGCCCGACCAGGATGCGGTGGACATCGCCAGCTACTTCATCAACCAGCCGCGGCCGGATTTTGCCAACAAGGCCAAGGACTGGCCGCGCGACCCGAAACCCAAGGACGCGCGGTACTGA